In Rhododendron vialii isolate Sample 1 chromosome 9a, ASM3025357v1, the following are encoded in one genomic region:
- the LOC131301261 gene encoding chlorophyll a-b binding protein 6, chloroplastic has protein sequence MASRALMSYGVAAVFPPFLSSGTGKYSKFGGGTRPMRPNAGRITMMAANWMPGQPRPPYLDGSAPGDFGFDPLGFGEVPENLERYKESELIHCRWAMLAVPGILIPEALGLGNWVKAQEWAAIPGGQATYLGQPVPWGTLPIVLAIEFLAISFVEHQRSMEKDPEKKKYPGGAFDPLGYSKDPVKFEEYKVKEVKNGRLALLAFVGICVQQSAYPGTGPLENLATHLADPWHNNIGDIIIPRGLLP, from the exons ATGGCATCGAGGGCACTGATGAGCTATGGCGTAGCCGCCGTCTTCCCGCCCTTCCTGTCTTCCGGTACTGGTAAGTACTCCAAATTTGGTGGTGGAACGCGGCCGATGCGGCCGAATGCAGGACGCATTACCATGATGGCCGCTAACTGGATGCCTGGCCAGCCACGACCACCTTACCTTGATGGCTCTGCTCCCGG CGATTTCGGATTCGACCCGCTTGGTTTCGGTGAAGTACCGGAAAACCTCGAGAGATACAAGGAGTCCGAGCTCATTCACTGCCGATGGGCTATGCTCGCTGTA CCAGGGATACTTATTCCAGAGGCACTGGGGCTGGGCAACTGGGTGAAAGCACAAGAGTGGGCAGCAATCCCAGGCGGACAAGCCACCTACTTGGGCCAGCCAGTCCCTTGGGGCACCCTCCCCATCGTCCTGGCCATCGAATTCCTCGCGATTTCCTTTGTGGAGCACCAGCGCAGCATGGAGAAGGACCCCGAGAAGAAAAAGTACCCGGGTGGAGCTTTCGATCCACTCGGATACTCCAAAGACCCCGTCAAGTTCGAGGAGTACAAGGTCAAAGAAGTAAAAAACG GACGGCTTGCCTTGTTGGCTTTCGTGGGAATCTGCGTACAGCAATCGGCTTATCCAGGAACAGGACCGCTGGAGAACTTGGCGACTCACCTGGCCGATCCCTGGCACAACAACATCGGCGATATCATTATCCCCAGAGGGCTTTTGCCTTGA
- the LOC131301262 gene encoding uncharacterized protein LOC131301262 has product MEVRHTPATDNSSVPQQQQRPSPSKQPKPSPNPVDTSSVSQRLQKELMSLMMSSGDIGVSAFPEGESIFAWIGTIEGGKATMYEGLSYKLSLRFPLDYPFKPPQVKFETMCFHPNVDQFGNICLDILQDKWSSAYDCRTILLSIQSLLGEPNTESPLNSYAATLWQNKEDYKKMVHKHYFDGEAIES; this is encoded by the exons ATGGAAGTTCGTCACACTCCGGCGACGGACAATTCGTCAGTccctcagcagcagcagcggCCGTCGCCGTCAAAGCAGCCCAAACCCTCTCCTAACCCCGTCGACACTTCTTCCGTCTCTCAAag GCTTCAGAAGGAGTTGATGTCTTTAATG ATGAGTAGTGGAGACATTGGAGTGTCTGCTTTTCCTGAAGGTGAGAGCATTTTTGCGTGGATTGGCACAATTGAGGGCGGGAAAGCAACTATGTATGAGGGTTTATCGTACAAACTATCTTTGCGCTTCCCCCTGGACTACCCTTTCAAACCACCCCAAGTGAAGTTTGAGACGATGTGCTTCCATCCAAATGTCGATCAATTTGGCAATATTTGTCTTGACATTCTCCAG GACAAGTGGTCTTCAGCCTATGACTGTAGAACTATCCTTTTGTCCATCCAAAGTCTCTTGGGAG AGCCCAACACCGAAAGTCCTCTCAATAGCTATGCTGCAACACTGTGGCAAAACAAGGAAG ATTACAAGAAAATGGTACACAAGCACTATTTTGATGGAGAAGCAATTGAAAGCTGA
- the LOC131299831 gene encoding MLO-like protein 12, giving the protein MAGGSEERSLEDTPTWTVAVVCFVLVLVSIVIEHLIHLIGSWLRKRHKRSLYEALEKIKEELMLLGFISLLLTATQDRIAGICIPKSVGNSWHPCDRYHSKEYYGDNCSAKCVFQDKVQFVSAYGIHQLHIFIFVLALFHVLYCIITLGLGTLKMRKWKTWEDETKTLEYQYQNDPERFRFARETSFGRRHLDFWSHSPILLWIVCFFRQFFTSVTKIDYLTLRHGFVTAHLAPQSEMDFDFQKYISRSLEEDFKVVVGISPIIWLFAVLFLLTNTHGWYSYFWLPFIPLIILLVVGAKLQVIITKMGLRIQERGDVVKGAPVVQPGDDLFWFNRPRLILFLIHIVLFTNAFQIAFFMWSWYTFDFRSCFHNRLEDIIIRLSMGLIIQVLCSYVTLPLYALMTQMGSTMKPAIFKEQVPSSKNSRQLETATWTPFSSRPGTPLHGMSPVHLLNGYNDSSAVDNNRQTSLRKSDADMIEEWDPEIAIRNHDDGEESRMSRWNDQVRDEIGEIGSTQRPNSVLHAPVGGGPREVRISLGNFSFGQNRDRK; this is encoded by the exons ATGGCTGGAGGAAGCGAAGAACGTTCGTTGGAGGACACGCCGACCTGGACCGTGGCAGTGGTCTGCTTTGTGCTGGTTTTGGTATCAATCGTCATTGAGCATCTCATTCACCTCATTGGCTCG TGGTTAAGAAAAAGACACAAGAGATCTCTATATGAAGCCCTcgaaaagatcaaggaag AGCTTATGCTGCTAGGGTTCATATCACTGCTCCTAACAGCAACCCAAGATCGCATTGCTGGAATATGTATTCCGAAGAGCGTCGGAAACTCTTGGCATCCGTGTGACAGATATCATTCCAAAGAATATTACGGAGATAACTGCTCAGCCAAG TGTGTTTTTCAGGATAAAGTGCAATTTGTATCTGCATACGGAATCCACCAACTCCATATATTCATCTTTGTACTAGCCCTTTTTCATGTGCTCTACTGCATCATCACCTTAGGCTTGGGAACACTTAAG ATGAGAAAATGGAAGACATGGGAGGATGAAACAAAGACTCTTGAGTACCAGTACCAAAATG ATCCGGAGAGGTTTAGGTTTGCAAGGGAGACATCATTCGGGCGTAGGCATTTGGATTTTTGGAGTCACTCACCAATTCTACTTTGGATA GTTTGTTTCTTCAGACAGTTCTTTACGTCAGTTACCAAAATCGATTACCTAACCCTGAGACATGGCTTTGTCACT GCACATTTGGCACCTCAGAGTGAAATGGATTTTGACTTTCAAAAATACATCAGCAGATCACTCGAAGAAGATTTCAAAGTTGTCGTGGGAATAAG TCCGATTATATGGCTCTTTGCAGTGTTGTTCCTTCTAACCAATACCCATG GATGGTATTCATATTTCTGGCTACCATTTATCCCTCTAATT ATACTCCTAGTCGTGGGGGCGAAATTACAAGTGATCATAACAAAAATGGGTCTGAGGATTCAAGAGAGGGGAGATGTGGTTAAAGGTGCACCGGTGGTTCAGCCAGGGGATGATCTGTTCTGGTTCAATCGCCCTCGTCTAATCCTCTTTCTGATTCACATTGTTCTCTTTACG AATGCCTTTCAAATTGCCTTCTTTATGTGGAGTTGG TATACATTTGATTTCCGGTCTTGCTTTCACAATCGACTTGAAGATATAATCATCAGGCTCTCAATGGG GCTCATCATACAGGTTTTATGCAGCTATGTGACTCTTCCTCTCTATGCCTTAATGACACAG ATGGGGTCTACCATGAAACCCGCCATCTTCAAAGAACAAGTGCCATCTTCAAAGAACAGCCGCCAACTGGAGACCGCCACATGGACGCCGTTCTCGAGCCGGCCCGGAACCCCACTCCACGGCATGTCCCCTGTTCATCTCTTAAACGGCTACAATGACAGCTCCGCCGTTGATAACAACCGTCAAACATCGCTGAGAAAATCCGATGCTGACATGATCGAAGAGTGGGACCCTGAAATCGCAATCCGCAATCATGATGATGGGGAGGAGTCTAGAATGAGTAGATGGAATGATCAAGTGAGAGATGAGATTGGAGAAATTGGATCGACGCAGAGGCCAAATTCGGTGTTGCACGCCCCCGTGGGTGGCGGTCCACGGGAAGTTCGCATTAGTTTGGGTAATTTCTCGTTCGGGCAAAATCGCGATCGTAAATAG